A region of the Helicobacter ganmani genome:
TGATTTGCTTGAGAATCCTGCATAATTCCTCCAAACAAAGTATATAATGGAACTTTAGCCTACAAAACCAGAATAATCAATGGATTTTAATCAATGGATTTTTGAATAAAATATTCTTGTGTAACGCAAATAGAGTCCTCCCCAATCTCTATCAATGCTTCACTTTGATAACGTCCTTCCTTTTGCACTTCAAAGCTTTGGCTTTGCCACAAACCCTCAACCAATTCACCCTCTCCTAGATTCTTATCCTCTTTAACAGTATTTGGTCGTGTAAGAAAAAAACTTACCTTGGCATCTGTTTCTATCTTGCCATTTATTTTATTGCTTAAGCGCAAAAAGATTTGGCGAAAACTCTTTGTGTCTTGTTGTAATGCGCCTTCAAAAGAAACATTATATTTATTTAAAAACGATTCGCGACTTTTGACAATCTCGTTAATATTTGCGTCAATCTCTTGCGAACTGCGCTGGCATATACTTTGTAATTCAACAGGATTCATAACTGCCACTTTAATAGTTAGCACGATAAGCCCTACCACTACCATTGCAAGCAAAAAGATTCCAAAAGGCCAATAATTTTTCATTTATTTCTCCTCAAATACACAAAAACAAAAAGCAAAAGCAAAACAAATAACATTACATAAAGCACTATACGCACAACACTTTGTCCTTTGTTTTGTTTCGGAAAACTATGTTCAAGCTCCACATTTTGTGATTGAGCAATCCTATCGGCAATATCTACAAAACCATTGAGTAAAAAGGCAGATATACTTTGTTGTGTAAGGTCTTTATCAGATTTTGGAATCAGAGGCACAATATAATCCCAATAAACTACCCGCTTATCAAATAATTTTTCAGCCTCCGCACTCGCAATGATGTTTATTTTTTTTTCTTTACGCACAAAAAAAAGAAGAACAAAAGGCTCTTTTAAGTTTTGCAGATATATTTGTTCTTTCTCTTCAAGATTTGTTCCCTCTAAACCTTCAAGAGCAACAACATACATTGAAACGCCTGTTTTTTCAAACACTTCATCAGATAACACTTCTATAAAATCTGTTGTTTTTTTGATGAGCTGATTTTGATTTTCCAACACATAAGATTTGCCCAAAGCCAATGTGCAAAAAAATAGGGAAAGAATCCCTATTTTAAGTGCTTTCAACATTCATTAACCAACATAAAGAAGCATATTAGGAATAAAAGCAACTGCAATAGATGCAACAATCACTACAATATGAGCTACAAAAAGAATTTTTTCCAATCCGCTATATTTAACCATTATTTCGCTCCTACTTCTTTATAATGCTGAGCATTGTCAGCACTTCTCATTTGCAAAGTGTTTGCATTTTCAATCGTATAAGGATTGTTTGCTTGAGCACTTTGTGTTACTACTGCTGTATAGCCAAGGCAGAAAACAACAGAAAGCAACAAAACAACTGCTACGATAAAG
Encoded here:
- a CDS encoding TPM domain-containing protein encodes the protein MLKALKIGILSLFFCTLALGKSYVLENQNQLIKKTTDFIEVLSDEVFEKTGVSMYVVALEGLEGTNLEEKEQIYLQNLKEPFVLLFFVRKEKKINIIASAEAEKLFDKRVVYWDYIVPLIPKSDKDLTQQSISAFLLNGFVDIADRIAQSQNVELEHSFPKQNKGQSVVRIVLYVMLFVLLLLFVFVYLRRNK
- a CDS encoding DUF4006 family protein; protein product: MNGLFGVNGLLGFIVAVVLLLSVVFCLGYTAVVTQSAQANNPYTIENANTLQMRSADNAQHYKEVGAK